Proteins from a single region of Tamandua tetradactyla isolate mTamTet1 chromosome 12, mTamTet1.pri, whole genome shotgun sequence:
- the ZSCAN2 gene encoding zinc finger and SCAN domain-containing protein 2 isoform X2, with translation MFEEVESHELLSEMPEGEGIQQSDWESDPERDCGSRGAQGNAAGEGPGEVPSQAREAGQLIGLQGTYLGEKPYECPQCGKTFSRKSHLITHERTHTGEKYYKCDECGKSFSDGSNFSRHQTTHTGEKPYKCRDCGKSFSRSANLITHQRIHTGEKPFQCAECGKSFSRSPNLIAHQRTHTGERPYSCPECGKSFGNRSSLNTHQGIHTGEKPYECKECGESFSYNSNLIRHQRIHTGEKPYKCTDCGQRFSQSSALITHRRTHTGEKPYQCSECGKSFSRSSNLATHRRTHMVEKPYKCGECGKSFSQSSSLIAHQGMHTGEKPYECLTCGESFSWSSNLIKHQRIHTGEKPYKCGECGKCFSQRSQLVVHQRTHTGEKPYKCLMCGKSFSRGSILVMHQRAHLGDKPYRCPECGKGFSWNSVLIIHQRIHTGEKPYKCPECGKGFSNSSNFITHQRTHMKEKLY, from the coding sequence ATGTTTGAGGAAGTCGAATCACATGAGCTGCTCTCTGAAATGCCAGAAGGGGAAGGCATTCAGCAGTCTGACTGGGAAAGTGACCCTGAGAGAGACTGTGGCTCCAGGGGAGCCCAAGGAAATGCTGCAGGTGAAGGCCCTGGGGAGGTGCCATCACAGGCCAGGGAAGCTGGGCAGCTCATAGGCCTTCAGGGCACTTACCTGGGTGAGAAGCCCTATGAGTGTCCCCAGTGTGGCAAAACCTTTAGCCGGAAATCCCACCTAATCACACATGAGCGGACCCACACAGGAGAGAAGTACTACAAATGTGATGAATGCGGAAAAAGCTTCAGTGATGGTTCAAACTTTAGTAGACACCAGACTACTCACACTGGGGAGAAACCTTATAAATGCAGGGATTGTGGGAAAAGCTTCAGTCGGAGCGCAAACCTCATAACCCACCAGAGGATCCACACGGGAGAGAAACCCTTTCAGTGTGCCGAGTGTGGTAAGAGTTTCAGCAGGAGCCCCAATCTCATTGCTCACCAGCGAACCCACACGGGAGAGAGACCATATTCATGCCCCGAGTGTGGCAAGAGCTTCGGCAACCGGTCCAGCCTTAATACACACCAGGGCatccacactggagaaaaaccctacgAATGTAAAGAATGTGGCGAAAGCTTTAGCTACAACTCTAACCTAATTAGACACCAGAGAATCCACACAGGTGAGAAACCGTACAAATGTACCGACTGTGGGCAGAGGTTCAGTCAGAGCTCAGCCCTCATCACCCACCGGAGAACTCACACAGGAGAAAAACCTTATCAGTGCAGCGAGTGTGGCAAAAGCTTTAGTCGCAGCTCCAATCTGGCCACACACCGGAGAACCCACATGGTGGAGAAGCCCTATAAGTGTGGGGAGTGTGGGAAAAGCTTCAGCCAGAGCTCCAGTCTGATTGCACACCAGGGCATGCACACAGGGGAGAAGCCCTATGAGTGCCTGACATGTGGGGAGAGCTTCAGCTGGAGTTCCAACCTCATTAAGCACCAGAGgatccacactggagagaagccctacAAATGCGGCGAGTGTGGCAAGTGCTTCAGCCAGCGCTCCCAGCTGGTGGTGCACCAGAGGACCCACACGGGCGAGAAGCCCTACAAGTGCCTCATGTGTGGGAAAAGCTTCAGCCGGGGCTCCATTCTGGTCATGCACCAGAGAGCCCACTTGGGTGACAAGCCCTACAGGTGTCCTGAGTGTGGGAAAGGCTTTAGCTGGAACTCGGTTCTCATCATACATCAGCGAATCCACACAGGGGAGAAGCCCTACAAATGCCCTGAGTGTGGCAAAGGTTTCAGCAATAGCTCCAATTTTATTACACATCAGAGAACTCACATGAAAGAGAAACTTTACTGA